From Etheostoma cragini isolate CJK2018 chromosome 17, CSU_Ecrag_1.0, whole genome shotgun sequence, one genomic window encodes:
- the thumpd2 gene encoding THUMP domain-containing protein 2 isoform X1, translating into MTDTRTEATLVRYYCTAGNGMERFLLDEVKVKLAAEDVCQMPGKVLFSSSVGINTVSELRSAERLFLLLKQDLPVQLSANTNPAKAASVLQSRVLGEKNRWTSAVMTWNHLQGQLEGRRTTVNPPNTALGVTMRRDEGSRIGEQRGKEEEKRNEEKKSQRGQTLRGETCGAEAQILEKKRKRDSEGKESNDGKNAEKQRSPEKERKRQYKEDDEEGKRKVMEFNGCGQSGKRAMIPDTDLCSRGSVCVIAEEDNNLKRSGMKTDDMAKDFSEKNVGEGKTTGGGDKTLLQPSSITPEPFSPDPVSFRISCKCTGSLSRYFNTQEVSRVIGVGLSKLLGWKIDLKNPQLEVNVNLSDDHCLLGIPLTRLPLAHRSYMKTTGLRSTVAWAMASLAQIQAGFCVVDPMCGVGTILIEAAQEHKASHFLGVDIDDGQLQKANENVEFAVLGNRIHLLKASSMMLPLPSASVDVVVCDLPFGRKFGTKTTTAANLPLILTEMERILCIGGTLVLLLSPQLSCLLKKLLEQKDSGPTSDQETKPQTGIRDCPSLSPSCSKQQAFQILQRVKSPPTQKTDPQSVLQHCLPPSLSTLKHQATLRVSLGAIDGLIHKYVKTEA; encoded by the exons ATGACTGACACCAGAACCGAGGCGACTTTAGTTCGCTACTACTGCACCGCCGGCAACGGAATGGAGCGTTTCTTACTCGACGAGGTGAAGGTGAAGCTGGCAGCGGAAGAC gTGTGTCAGATGCCAGGTAAAGTGTTGTTCAGCTCCTCCGTGGGGATCAACACAGTCAGTGAGCTCAGGTCGGCAGAGAGACTCTTCCTCCTCTTGAAACAAGACTTGCCAGTGCAGCTATCTGCTAACACCAACCCAG CAAAAGCAGCCTCTGTGCTGCAGTCCAGAGTGTTGGGTGAGAAGAATCGTTGGACCAGTGCTGTAATGACATGGAACCACCTGCAGGGGCAGCTGGAAGGCAGAAGGACTACGGTCAACCCACCAAACACTGCCCTGGGAGTGACAATGAGGAGGGATGAGGGGAGCAGGATCGGAGAACAGAGgggaaaggaagaggagaagcgcaatgaggaaaagaaaagtcagAGAGGGCAAACGTTGAGGGGCGAAACCTGTGGAGCTGAAGCCCAGATactggagaaaaagagaaagagggattCAGAAGGTAAAGAGTCTAATGACGGCAAAAATGCAGAGAAACAGAGGTCACctgagaaggaaagaaagaggcagTACAaagaggatgatgaagagggGAAGAGGAAGGTTATGGAGTTTAATGGCTGTGGACAAAGTGGAAAAAGAGCAATGATACCAGACACAGATCTCTGTAGCAGAGGATCAGTTTGTGTCATCGCAGAAGAAGACAACAATCTGAAAAGAAGCGGCATGAAGACGGATGACATGGCAAAGGACTTTtctgagaaaaatgtg GGTGAAGGGAAGACTACCGGTGGAGGAGATAAGACACTACTGCAACCCAGCAGCATCACACCAGAGCCTTTTTCTCCTGACCCGGTCTCTTTTAGGATTAGCTGCAAATGTACTGGATCTCTGTCACGATACTTTAACACACAG GAGGTGAGCCGAGTGATTGGAGTGGGCCTGAGCAAACTGCTAGGCTGGAAGATTGACCTTAAGAATCCACAGCTGGAG gTAAATGTTAATTTGAGTGATGACCACTGTCTGCTGGGGATCCCACTAACCAG GCTACCTCTGGCTCACCGGAGCTACATGAAAACCACAGGACTGAGATCTACCGTAGCCTGGGCTATGGCCTCATTGGCTCAGATACAG GCAGGCTTCTGTGTTGTCGACCCAATGTGTGGGGTGGGAACCATCTTAATAGAAGCAGCACAGGAACATAAG GCTTCCCATTTTCTGGGCGTGGACATTGATGATGGACAGCTGCAGAAGGCCAATGAGAACGTAGAGTTTGCAGTGCTGGGAAACAGGATACACCTGCTGAAAGCTTCATCTATGA TGCTGCCTCTGCCCAGCGCAAGTGTAGATGTTGTAGTCTGTGACCTGCCATTTGGCAGGAAGTTtggcaccaaaacaacaacgGCTGCCAACCTGCCACTCATCCTCACTGAGATGGAGAG aatCCTCTGTATAGGTGGTaccctggttctccttctcagTCCTCAGTTATCTTGTCTCCTGAAAAAACTCCTGGAACAGAAAGACTCTGGACCAACGTCTGACCAGGAAACAAAGCCACAAACTGGGATACGAGACTGcccatctctttctccatcttgcTCAAAGCAGCAGGCATTCCAGATTCTCCAGAGGGTCAAATCGCCACCTACCCAGAAAACAGACCCTCAGTCTGTGCTACAGCActgtctgcctccctccctctccaccCTGAAGCACCAGGCAACTCTTAGAGTCAGCTTAGGTGCAATAGATGGACTTATCCATAAATATGTCAAGACTGAAGcttga
- the LOC117960743 gene encoding uncharacterized protein LOC117960743 isoform X1, protein MGQLFSSEEELSQVKDAIGSLLYDAMLEGDAVPVLGVVHPLLLANHNESLDSQTASLQEHLQKLQGDIGKRAPTYLKDLIGRLSSFSDEPRLAGLVGLVVTMVMDMAYTSSKQSSGVKGKSVGSSSCQQRVWELQEVMEEYLKRCRINLSDKSRLIQDSIRLEAQLSLTLTQLKTCLLGGDCDSRSLRHWASGAAFHSQMLVHLAGFEGQAEPLAARAALEQYKEDLSQIIPAYRRYKSNSVCVVKCRGGLASCGPSSEVPEEGSMTGLTVTDSETGKSLTIPLSALKTEIGRRKSLSGLDTTSATMSSSINLDFITSDQYAQAYLHHLFSDKGPVAELENYFIKASGNLRTLKIEQDCTNKTGGK, encoded by the exons ATGGGCCAGCTGTTCTCATCAGAAGAAGAGCTTTCTCAAGTGAAGGATGCGATTGGTTCTCTCCTCTACGACGCCATGTTGGAGGGCGATGCAGTACCTGTCCTCGGAGTTGTCCACCCTCTTCTCCTAGCCAATCACAATGAGAGCCTTGACTCCCAGACCGCCAGTCTCCAGGAACACCTACAGAAG CTGCAGGGCGACATTGGGAAGAGGGCGCCAACCTACCTGAAGGATCTGATTGGCCGATTGTCATCCTTTTCAGATGAGCCACGCTTGGCCGGCCTTGTGGGATTGGTGGTTACTATGGTGATGGACATGGCCTACACGTCCTCGAAACAGTCATCAGGTGTGAAAGGGAAATCAGTGGGGTCATCATCATGCCAG CAGAGAGTTTGGGAGCTCCAGGAGGTGATGGAGGAGTACTTGAAGCGCTGCAGGATCAACCTGAGTGACAAAAGCAGGCTGATCCAGGACTCCATTAGACTTGAGGCCCAGCTCAGCCTCACCCTCACCCAGCTGAAGACCTGTCTGCTGGGAGGAGACTGTGACTCCAG GTCTCTGAGGCACTGGGCCAGTGGAGCAGCATTTCACAGCCAGATGTTGGTTCACTTGGCTGGTTTTGAGGGCCAGGCTGAGCCCCTGGCTGCAAGGGCCGCTCTGGAGCAATACAAGGAAGACCTCTCACAGATCATACCTGCTTACAG GCGATACAAGTCTAATTCAGTGTGTGTTGTGAAATGTCGAGGGGGTCTAGCATCATGTGGCCCCTCTAGCGAGGTGCCAGAGGAGGGATCAATGACGGGACTCACTGTGACAGACAGCGAGACAGGAAAGAGTTTGACCATCCCTCTATCTGCTTTGAAGACAGAGATAG GGAGAAGAAAGAGCCTCTCTGGGCTGGATACCACTTCTGCAACTATGTCCTCCTCCATTAACCTGGACTTTATCACGTCAGATCAGTACGCCCAGGCATACCTGCACCATTTGTTCTCTGATAAAGGACCTGTGGCAGAGCTGGAGAACTACTTTATCAAGGCTAGTGGCAATCTGAGAACATTGAAAATTGAACAAGACTGTACAAATAAAACGGGTGGGAAATGA
- the thumpd2 gene encoding THUMP domain-containing protein 2 isoform X2 — protein MTDTRTEATLVRYYCTAGNGMERFLLDEVKVKLAAEDVCQMPGKVLFSSSVGINTVSELRSAERLFLLLKQDLPVQLSANTNPAKAASVLQSRVLGEKNRWTSAVMTWNHLQGQLEGRRTTVNPPNTALGVTMRRDEGSRIGEQRGKEEEKRNEEKKSQRGQTLRGETCGAEAQILEKKRKRDSEGKESNDGKNAEKQRSPEKERKRQYKEDDEEGKRKVMEFNGCGQSGKRAMIPDTDLCSRGSVCVIAEEDNNLKRSGMKTDDMAKDFSEKNVEGKTTGGGDKTLLQPSSITPEPFSPDPVSFRISCKCTGSLSRYFNTQEVSRVIGVGLSKLLGWKIDLKNPQLEVNVNLSDDHCLLGIPLTRLPLAHRSYMKTTGLRSTVAWAMASLAQIQAGFCVVDPMCGVGTILIEAAQEHKASHFLGVDIDDGQLQKANENVEFAVLGNRIHLLKASSMMLPLPSASVDVVVCDLPFGRKFGTKTTTAANLPLILTEMERILCIGGTLVLLLSPQLSCLLKKLLEQKDSGPTSDQETKPQTGIRDCPSLSPSCSKQQAFQILQRVKSPPTQKTDPQSVLQHCLPPSLSTLKHQATLRVSLGAIDGLIHKYVKTEA, from the exons ATGACTGACACCAGAACCGAGGCGACTTTAGTTCGCTACTACTGCACCGCCGGCAACGGAATGGAGCGTTTCTTACTCGACGAGGTGAAGGTGAAGCTGGCAGCGGAAGAC gTGTGTCAGATGCCAGGTAAAGTGTTGTTCAGCTCCTCCGTGGGGATCAACACAGTCAGTGAGCTCAGGTCGGCAGAGAGACTCTTCCTCCTCTTGAAACAAGACTTGCCAGTGCAGCTATCTGCTAACACCAACCCAG CAAAAGCAGCCTCTGTGCTGCAGTCCAGAGTGTTGGGTGAGAAGAATCGTTGGACCAGTGCTGTAATGACATGGAACCACCTGCAGGGGCAGCTGGAAGGCAGAAGGACTACGGTCAACCCACCAAACACTGCCCTGGGAGTGACAATGAGGAGGGATGAGGGGAGCAGGATCGGAGAACAGAGgggaaaggaagaggagaagcgcaatgaggaaaagaaaagtcagAGAGGGCAAACGTTGAGGGGCGAAACCTGTGGAGCTGAAGCCCAGATactggagaaaaagagaaagagggattCAGAAGGTAAAGAGTCTAATGACGGCAAAAATGCAGAGAAACAGAGGTCACctgagaaggaaagaaagaggcagTACAaagaggatgatgaagagggGAAGAGGAAGGTTATGGAGTTTAATGGCTGTGGACAAAGTGGAAAAAGAGCAATGATACCAGACACAGATCTCTGTAGCAGAGGATCAGTTTGTGTCATCGCAGAAGAAGACAACAATCTGAAAAGAAGCGGCATGAAGACGGATGACATGGCAAAGGACTTTtctgagaaaaatgtg GAAGGGAAGACTACCGGTGGAGGAGATAAGACACTACTGCAACCCAGCAGCATCACACCAGAGCCTTTTTCTCCTGACCCGGTCTCTTTTAGGATTAGCTGCAAATGTACTGGATCTCTGTCACGATACTTTAACACACAG GAGGTGAGCCGAGTGATTGGAGTGGGCCTGAGCAAACTGCTAGGCTGGAAGATTGACCTTAAGAATCCACAGCTGGAG gTAAATGTTAATTTGAGTGATGACCACTGTCTGCTGGGGATCCCACTAACCAG GCTACCTCTGGCTCACCGGAGCTACATGAAAACCACAGGACTGAGATCTACCGTAGCCTGGGCTATGGCCTCATTGGCTCAGATACAG GCAGGCTTCTGTGTTGTCGACCCAATGTGTGGGGTGGGAACCATCTTAATAGAAGCAGCACAGGAACATAAG GCTTCCCATTTTCTGGGCGTGGACATTGATGATGGACAGCTGCAGAAGGCCAATGAGAACGTAGAGTTTGCAGTGCTGGGAAACAGGATACACCTGCTGAAAGCTTCATCTATGA TGCTGCCTCTGCCCAGCGCAAGTGTAGATGTTGTAGTCTGTGACCTGCCATTTGGCAGGAAGTTtggcaccaaaacaacaacgGCTGCCAACCTGCCACTCATCCTCACTGAGATGGAGAG aatCCTCTGTATAGGTGGTaccctggttctccttctcagTCCTCAGTTATCTTGTCTCCTGAAAAAACTCCTGGAACAGAAAGACTCTGGACCAACGTCTGACCAGGAAACAAAGCCACAAACTGGGATACGAGACTGcccatctctttctccatcttgcTCAAAGCAGCAGGCATTCCAGATTCTCCAGAGGGTCAAATCGCCACCTACCCAGAAAACAGACCCTCAGTCTGTGCTACAGCActgtctgcctccctccctctccaccCTGAAGCACCAGGCAACTCTTAGAGTCAGCTTAGGTGCAATAGATGGACTTATCCATAAATATGTCAAGACTGAAGcttga
- the LOC117960743 gene encoding uncharacterized protein LOC117960743 isoform X2, translating to MGQLFSSEEELSQVKDAIGSLLYDAMLEGDAVPVLGVVHPLLLANHNESLDSQTASLQEHLQKLQGDIGKRAPTYLKDLIGRLSSFSDEPRLAGLVGLVVTMVMDMAYTSSKQSSGVKGKSVGSSSCQRVWELQEVMEEYLKRCRINLSDKSRLIQDSIRLEAQLSLTLTQLKTCLLGGDCDSRSLRHWASGAAFHSQMLVHLAGFEGQAEPLAARAALEQYKEDLSQIIPAYRRYKSNSVCVVKCRGGLASCGPSSEVPEEGSMTGLTVTDSETGKSLTIPLSALKTEIGRRKSLSGLDTTSATMSSSINLDFITSDQYAQAYLHHLFSDKGPVAELENYFIKASGNLRTLKIEQDCTNKTGGK from the exons ATGGGCCAGCTGTTCTCATCAGAAGAAGAGCTTTCTCAAGTGAAGGATGCGATTGGTTCTCTCCTCTACGACGCCATGTTGGAGGGCGATGCAGTACCTGTCCTCGGAGTTGTCCACCCTCTTCTCCTAGCCAATCACAATGAGAGCCTTGACTCCCAGACCGCCAGTCTCCAGGAACACCTACAGAAG CTGCAGGGCGACATTGGGAAGAGGGCGCCAACCTACCTGAAGGATCTGATTGGCCGATTGTCATCCTTTTCAGATGAGCCACGCTTGGCCGGCCTTGTGGGATTGGTGGTTACTATGGTGATGGACATGGCCTACACGTCCTCGAAACAGTCATCAGGTGTGAAAGGGAAATCAGTGGGGTCATCATCATGCCAG AGAGTTTGGGAGCTCCAGGAGGTGATGGAGGAGTACTTGAAGCGCTGCAGGATCAACCTGAGTGACAAAAGCAGGCTGATCCAGGACTCCATTAGACTTGAGGCCCAGCTCAGCCTCACCCTCACCCAGCTGAAGACCTGTCTGCTGGGAGGAGACTGTGACTCCAG GTCTCTGAGGCACTGGGCCAGTGGAGCAGCATTTCACAGCCAGATGTTGGTTCACTTGGCTGGTTTTGAGGGCCAGGCTGAGCCCCTGGCTGCAAGGGCCGCTCTGGAGCAATACAAGGAAGACCTCTCACAGATCATACCTGCTTACAG GCGATACAAGTCTAATTCAGTGTGTGTTGTGAAATGTCGAGGGGGTCTAGCATCATGTGGCCCCTCTAGCGAGGTGCCAGAGGAGGGATCAATGACGGGACTCACTGTGACAGACAGCGAGACAGGAAAGAGTTTGACCATCCCTCTATCTGCTTTGAAGACAGAGATAG GGAGAAGAAAGAGCCTCTCTGGGCTGGATACCACTTCTGCAACTATGTCCTCCTCCATTAACCTGGACTTTATCACGTCAGATCAGTACGCCCAGGCATACCTGCACCATTTGTTCTCTGATAAAGGACCTGTGGCAGAGCTGGAGAACTACTTTATCAAGGCTAGTGGCAATCTGAGAACATTGAAAATTGAACAAGACTGTACAAATAAAACGGGTGGGAAATGA